A genomic window from Glycine max cultivar Williams 82 chromosome 17, Glycine_max_v4.0, whole genome shotgun sequence includes:
- the LOC102665290 gene encoding uncharacterized protein has protein sequence MENRLHQRRVSFSDSRPTKHHGSSGSRNDKAWNWLPRITSHDDYIRDDEYITSVAATAFAIHSLEEAELRDLPKMRERSKSSRSQTMRREENDIPKRPSYGETSMKRSFGQEPGTKESAFPVRRPSGISPPTPRSLSPALGYQRQQQGIPLQHKNAKTRPETWEKAMIKMIQKQYEKMKSKIFSWEFVKMIQAKVQRAMEMQNYQNKLAREDRVAQGAGAGQIELHKFFKEKTGSVALRSAPGSIHP, from the exons ATGGAAAATAGACTCCACCAAAGAAG AGTGTCATTTTCTGATTCACGTCCAACAAAACATCATGGGTCCAGTGGCAGTAGAAATGACAAGGCTTGGAACTGGCTCCCAAGGATAACTTCTCATGATGACTATATAAGAGATGATGAGTACATAACTTCAGTTGCAGCTACAGCATTTGCCATTCATTCTCTAGAAGAAGCGGAGTTACGTGACTTGCCAAAAATGAGAGAGCGTTCCAAATCTTCAAGGTCTCAAACtatgagaagagaagagaatgacATACCAAAGCGGCCAAGTTATG GGGAAACTTCCATGAAAAGGTCATTTGGACAAGAACCTGGGACCAAAGAAAGTGCTTTTCCTGTTAGACGTCCAAGTGGTATATCACCTCCAACTCCAAGGTCTTTATCTCCAGCACTAGGGTATCAGAGGCAGCAGCAAGGGATTCCATTGCAACACAAAAATGCCAAAACCAGACCAGAAACTTGGGAAAAGGCCATGATAAAAATGATTCAAAAGCA GTATGAGAAAATGAAGTCCAAGATTTTTTCCTGGGAGTTTGTGAAAATGATTCAGGCCAAAGTCCAG AGAGCAATGGAAATGCAAAATTACCAGAATAAGCTAGCAAGGGAAGATAGGGTAGCGCAGGGAGCTGGAGCAGG ACAAATAGAGTTACATaagttttttaaagaaaaaacaggtTCTGTTGCACTCCGCTCCGCTCCAGGATCTATCCACCCATAG
- the LOC100792269 gene encoding uncharacterized protein gives MDDNEVVDDQNSGWFQVKKKHRNTSKFSLQSWVGGLSGTNASNSLHTQHSMTKTVDNSHSQQKTHLSRSGENFSQNPVPGSVASSISESNENEGTHCLNTGVVRHNTESQKSSTLLTMDSQGKHEEVRKLYQTVKPDLAQKTRWGDLEEGGLALPHENLIGVGIKFGSIGDYSLLSCRKNGNIPDPCDSYHPQEKNLTTTTIDAEAVSDQIPSMRCEDNKLGENGKDVKNISLEHLNIQETNGEIIGPEDDILHCVKKNDEVNKTTTNSAINNDILSSKDATVVANQVHVSINVLSDIKVSEVPEQKGSLSEAVTAQGTESQVPEIVNGSVASADVVRGPQDGNAENVVPTSHNTSSLEEGDSNESKERFRQRLWCFLFENLNRSVDELYLLCELECDLEQMKEAILVLEESASDFRELITRVEEFEKVKKSSQTIDGGPVILKSDHRRPHALSWEVRRMTTSPHRADILSSSLEAFRKIQQERASLQSGTTENAMSKCVTSESIGNTNKSRVNDGTDVAKYSVTKSRKQVGSSDAKQGNLNGKKRNIEGGKPFDSITGQNICNPPESILTSEGKLSKLSPLENSSASATTKGKRDQLGLGSDKTLYKKDKAPTEVVNEKNPRSTDNLRRQMPLPEKDKEKRSSAPGKSLNAWKEKRNWEDILSSPFRISSRLPYSPSLSRKSAERVRTLHDKLMSPDKKKKTTSDLKREAEEKHARAMRIRSELENERVQKLQRTSQKLNRVNEWHADRHMKLREGMYARHQRSESRHEAFLAQVAKRAGDESSKVNEVRFITSLNEENKKLMLRQKLHESELRRAEKLQVLKSKQKEDLAREEAVLERRKLIEAEKLQRLAEIQRRKEEAQVRREEERKASSAAREARAIEQLRRKEERAKAQQEEAELLAQKLAERLNESEQRRKIYLEQIRERANLRDQSSPLLRRSINKEGQGRSTPTNSSDDSQTNIVSGIGSSLGIGNVTLQHSIKRRIKRIRQRLMALKYEFLEPPLGGESASLGYRVAVGAARAKVGRWLQELQRLRQARKEGATSIGLIISEMIKYLEGKDPELQASRQAGLLDFIASTLPASHTSKPEACQVMLHLLKLLRVVLSTPANRSYFLAQNLLPPIIPMLSAALENYIKIAASLSIPGNISLPPSKASVENFESISEILNNFLWTVTAIFGHINSEERQLQMRDGLLELLISYQVIHRLRDLFALHDRPQMEGSAFPAPILLSIQLLVVLTSISGRLSYIGWGSSPVAMEQEIVSERAKFADSAHFVVNNSWENYNPLSVTNGSSVVHLPDVPEDRPLDEMIKVNKSDESISIGKDCELEHDSSVKLKNDDMEKIDDLDESKKNQNGDITNLSVLQKDEKHTVVNITVQKNERISNFAQPIVFLLSAISETGLVSLPSLLTAVLLQANNRSSSEQASYILPSNFEEVAAGVLKVLNNVALLDLVFLQQMLARPDLKMEIFHLMGFLLSHCASKWKAPNDQVGSLVLESLSLLGHFALFHPGNQAVLRWGKSPTILHKVCDLPFVFFSDPELMPILAGTLVAVCYGCEQNKFVVQQELSVDMLLSLLRSCRNAAPATQLNSTLDNSTTDESGECNQLGTEIKKPQVDFPVKNSRSNGKGTRASSGKSGASGNNIKNCRIRSQRDGKITKNSEEVAPKHGEPSNLMLHCRFPPSFIDKVEQFFSAEIANGVDEL, from the exons ATGGACGATAATGAAGTAGTTGATGATCAGAACTCAGGATGGTTCCAAgtcaaaaag AAGCACAGAAATACTTCGAAATTCTCTTTGCAGAGCTGGGTGGGGGGATTGTCGGGGACAAATGCCTCTAACTCTCTTCACACTCAGCACTCCATGACTAAAACTGTTGACAATTCACATAGCCAGCAGAAAACTCATCTTTCAAGGTCAGGGGAGAATTTTTCACAGAACCCTGTCCCTGGGAGTGTTGCGAGTTCTATTTCTGAATCAAATGAAAATGAGGGCACACACTGTCTTAATACTGGTGTAGTTAGACATAATACTGAAAGTCAGAAATCGTCTACATTACTTACTATGGATTCTCAAGGTAAACATGAAGAAGTTAGGAAATTATACCAAACTGTTAAGCCTGACTTAGCCCAGAAAACAAGATGGGGTGATTTAGAGGAGGGAGGCTTGGCACTGCCCCATGAAAACTTGATTGGAGTTGGAATCAAGTTTGGTAGTATTGGAGATTATAGTTTACTTAGCTGTAGAAAGAATGGGAATATTCCCGATCCTTGTGATTCATATCATCCTCAAGAAAAAAACTTGACAACAACTACTATTGATGCAGAGGCTGTTTCTGATCAGATCCCTTCGATGAGATGTGAAGACAACAAGCTTGGGGAGAATGGTAAAGATGTTAAGAACATATCTTTGGAACATTTGAACATTCAAGAAACAAATGGGGAAATAATTGGTCCAGAAGATGATATATTACATTGtgttaagaaaaatgatgaagtgAATAAAACAACGACTAATAGTGCCATTAACAATGATATTTTGTCTTCTAAAGATGCTACAGTGGTTGCAAATCAAGTGCATGTCTCTATCAATGTGTTAAGTGATATAAAAGTTTCTGAAGTGCCAGAACAAAAGGGCAGCTTAAGTGAAGCAGTTACTGCCCAGGGCACTGAGTCACAAGTGCCTGAAATTGTCAATGGTTCTGTGGCTTCTGCTGACGTGGTTAGGGGTCCACAGGATGGTAATGCCGAAAATGTTGTTCCAACCTCTCATAATACGAGTTCTCTTGAAGAAGGTGATTCCAATGAAAGCAAAGAAAGGTTTAGGCAGAGGCTTTGGTGCTTTCTGTTTGAGAATCTTAATAGGTCTGTAGATGAACTTTATCTTCTTTGTGAACTAGAATGTGATTTGGAGCAGATGAAGGAGGCAATTCTTGTTCTTGAGGAGTCTGCATCTGATTTTAGAGAGCTAATAACTAGAGTTGAGGAATTTGAAAAGGTTAAAAAATCTTCTCAAACAATTGATGGAGGTCCTGTTATCTTGAAGAGTGATCACCGTCGGCCACATGCTCTCTCATGGGAG GTCCGAAGGATGACAACTTCACCGCATAGGGCAGATATACTATCTTCATCTCTTGAGGCTTTTAGAAAGATTCAACAAGAGCGTGCTAGCTTGCAATCAGGTACCACAGAAAATGCCATGTCTAAATGTGTGACTTCTGAATCTATTGGCAATACGAACAAATCGAGGGTCAATGATGGAACAGATGTTGCCAAATATTCGGTGACAAAGTCAAGAAAGCAAGTTGGATCTTCAGATGCGAAGCAAGGGAACCTGAATGGAAAAAAGCGTAATATTGAAGGGGGGAAACCCTTTGACTCAATCACAGGGCAAAATATATGTAACCCACCAGAAAGCATATTAACTTCAGAAGGTAAGTTATCTAAATTATCTCCATTGGAGAATTCTTCTGCTTCTGCCACCACCAAGGGCAAAAGAGATCAACTTGGACTTGGATCTGACAAGACACTTTATAAGAAAGATAAAGCACCAACAGAAGTTGTTAATGAGAAAAACCCCAGATCCACAGATAATCTTAGGAGGCAAATGCCACTGCCTGAAAAAGATAAGGAGAAAAGGAGTTCTGCTCCAGGAAAGTCTTTGAATGCTTGGAAGGAGAAAAGGAACTGGGAGGACATACTTTCATCTCCATTTCGTATCTCTTCCCGCCTGCCATATTCACCAAGCCTGAGCCGAAAAAGTGCTGAACGTGTACGTACTCTGCATGATAAACTAATGTCTCctgacaaaaagaagaaaacaacttCAGACTTAAAAAGGGAAGCAGAAGAAAAGCATGCTCGTGCTATGAGAATCAGAAGTGAGTTAGAGAATGAGAGAGTCCAAAAGCTTCAACGTACATCACAAAAGTTAAATCGTGTTAACGAATGGCATGCTGATCGTCATATGAAGTTACGAGAGGGCATGTATGCCCGCCATCAACGCAGTGAATCTCGTCATGAAGCTTTTCTAGCTCAAGTGGCGAAGAGAGCTGGTGATGAAAGTAGCAAGGTAAATGAGGTTCGGTTTATTACTTccttaaatgaagaaaataagaaattgaTGTTGCGTCAGAAACTTCACGAATCAGAGTTGAGGAGAGCCGAAAAGCTTCAAGTGCTAAAATCTAAGCAAAAGGAGGATTTGGCAAGAGAAGAAGCTGTTCTAGAGCGTCGAAAACTCATTGAGGCTGAAAAGTTACAGCGTCTTGCTGAGATTCAGCGTAGAAAGGAGGAGGCTCAAGTCAGAcgggaagaggaaagaaaagcaTCAAGTGCGGCACGGGAAGCAAGAGCTATTGAACAGCTTcgaagaaaggaagaaagagcCAAAGCACAACAAGAGGAAGCTGAACTTTTGGCCCAAAAATTGGCAGAGAGACTTAATGAAAGTGAACAACGCCGTAAGATTTACCTGGAACAAATTCGGGAGAGAGCAAATTTGAGGGATCAATCATCCCCTTTGCTGCGTCGATCAATAAATAAAGAGGGGCAAGGTAGATCTACACCTACAAACAGCAGTGATGATTCTCAAACAAACATTGTTTCTGGCATTGGTTCTAGTCTTGGAATTGGCAATGTCACATTGCAACACTCAATAAAGAGAAGAATTAAGAGAATTCGACAAAGGCTTATGGCTTTAAAGTATGAGTTTCTTGAGCCCCCTCTTGGTGGTGAAAGTGCTAGCCTGGGATATAGAGTAGCAGTGGGTGCTGCTAGGGCAAAAGTTGGCCGGTGGCTTCAAGAACTTCAAAGACTTAGGCAAGCAAGAAAAGAAGGGGCCACAAGTATCGGGCTAATAATTTCTGAAATGATCAag TATTTGGAGGGAAAGGATCCTGAGTTACAAGCATCTCGTCAAGCTGGACTACTTGATTTTATTGCTTCCACCTTGCCTGCATCTCACACATCAAAACCTGAAGCTTGCCAGGTTATGTTGCACTTGTTAAAACTTCTGAGAGTTGTGCTATCTACACCTGCAAATAGAAGTTATTTCCTTGCACAGAATCTTTTGCCTCCAATCATCCCAATGCTTTCAGCAGCTCTTgagaattatataaaaattgcaGCATCTTTAAGTATTCCTGGCAACATCAGTTTGCCACCAAGTAAAGCATCAGTTGAGAACTTTGAATCAATTtctgaaatattaaataattttctgtGGACTGTTACTGCTATTTTTGGTCATATAAACTCGGAAGAAAGACAACTTCAGATGCGAGATGGCTTGTTGGAGTTGCTGATTTCCTATCAAGTGATTCACCGATTAAGAGATCTTTTTGCACTTCATGATAGGCCACAGATGGAAGGGTCTGCATTTCCTGCCCCTATTCTCTTAAGCATACAACTTTTGGTGGTTTTGACCTCCATATCAGGAAGATTGAGTTATATTGGCTGGGGATCTTCCCCTGTGGCAATGGAGCAGGAAATTGTTAGTGAAAGGGCTAAGTTTGCAGATTCTGCACATTTTGTAGTGAATAACTCCTGGGAAAATTACAACCCCTTATCAGTGACCAATGGAAGTTCAGTTGTGCATTTACCTGATGTTCCTGAGGACAGACCATTGGATGAAATGATTAAGGTGAACAAGAGTGATGAATCTATTTCTATTGGGAAAGATTGTGAATTGGAGCATGATAGTTCtgttaaattgaaaaatgatgatatgGAAAAGATAGATGATCTAGATGAATCCAAGAAAAATCAGAATGGGGATATTACTAATTTGTCTGTTCTCCAAAAGGATGAGAAACATACAGTGGTAAATATTACAGtacagaaaaatgaaagaatttcaaACTTTGCTCAGCCAATAGTATTTCTTCTTTCAGCTATTTCTGAAACAGGACTTGTCAGTCTCCCTTCTCTTTTGACTGCTGTTCTTCTGCAGGCAAACAATAGATCATCCTCTGAACAG GCTTCATATATCCTTCCATCTAATTTTGAAGAGGTGGCAGCCGGAGTACTGAAGGTGCTGAACAATGTGGCTCTTTTGGATCTTGTATTTTTGCAGCAAATGCTG GCTAGGCCAGATCTGAAAATGGAAATTTTCCATTTGATGGGCTTCCTTCTTTCTCATTGTGCCAGCAAGTGGAAAGCTCCTAATGATCAG gttgGTTCACTTGTGCTTGAATCTCTATCTCTTCTTGGTCACTTTGCATTGTTTCATCCTGGAAATCAAGCTGTCCTTCGATGGGGCAAGAGTCCCACCATCCTCCACAAG GTTTGCGATCTGCCATTCGTTTTCTTCAGTGACCCAGAGTTGATGCCAATCTTGGCTGGCACGTTAGTTGCTGTATGCTACGGGTGTGAGCAGAACAAGTTTGTAGTTCAGCAAGAACTGAGTGTTGACATGCTACTTTCCTTGCTAAGGTCTTGCAGAAATGCTGCGCCTGCAACCCAGCTTAATTCCACCTTGGACAATTCCACAACAGACGAATCTGGTGAATGTAATCAATTAGGTACTGAAATTAAAAAGCCTCAAGTGGACTTTCCTGTAAAAAATAGCCGTTCCAATGGCAAAGGCACTCGGGCTTCCTCGGGAAAGAGTGGTGCTTCgggaaataacataaaaaattgcaGAATAAGAAGCCAACGGGACGGGAAAATAACCAAGAATTCTGAAGAAGTGGCTCCTAAGCACGGCGAGCCTTCAAATTTAATGTTGCACTGTAGATTTCCTCCCAGCTTCATCGATAAAGTAGAGCAGTTTTTTTCAGCGGAAATTGCTAACGGGGTTGATGAACTCTGA
- the LOC102665166 gene encoding uncharacterized protein gives MAEESTVNQLKSEKIEPEVVDDKANPNERLTITKVPPKILSRYLSARKSSCHDLCKYGIPHEVEAKPWSPTQRRVTKKERKTKVPQENVTSLEGTEKSESSSKPSQTSKIEKANIPVDTKQVTYKKTVTSEINSPPFEETHVSSENNNSDLMQAQSEPSLPVKESSKSQAKREMVKNKSPSDSSSRKETESKINSSKQKKTSFTGGKEKPTPPSLPLSPKHNVKKPQSLSSKSLKNMARESSLKPHENVEIKPELASSDNILHVTEPASENSSEDPTVACGASKLSSPSPSSSGNKSLKHTNEKTGKSALSASSRKGLGSVAGNKGKVNMRSVSRPLSVSSYVSTSNSSLRKQNNAASKSNKRGHDHEGENVKMGYKIRPKVSTKVGAANKSVLAARKLNFRRGKVIELQPQSNDVPRRLKFRPARILGDDMRRDINSARKKTIVDNKVGGDGEVNASNTKSEKVVAKLQTVEESNRRIVGRKVGGDRSKIEASKSGSDEKVVLRHQNVEGKKQNPRLYNNVIEETASMLAELRKSKVKALVGAFETVISLDSPRDATAAEVSTTC, from the coding sequence ATGGCTGAGGAAAGTACTGTTAATCAGTTAAAGTCTGAGAAAATTGAGCCAGAAGTTGTTGACGACAAAGCAAATCCTAATGAGAGATTGACCATCACAAAAGTTCCACCAAAGATTCTATCGCGTTATCTTAGTGCTCGAAAAAGTTCCTGCCATGATCTTTGCAAATATGGCATCCCACATGAAGTTGAAGCCAAACCATGGAGTCCAACACAGAGAAGGGTtacaaaaaaggaaaggaaaaccaAAGTTCCACAAGAGAATGTGACTTCTTTGGAAGGGACAGAGAAATCAGAAAGCAGTTCAAAGCCTTCTCAAACTTCAAAAATTGAAAAGGCCAATATTCCTGTTGACACCAAGCAAgtaacatataaaaaaacagTCACGTCAGAGATAAACTCACCACCTTTTGAAGAAACACATGTTTCCTCGGAAAATAACAACAGTGACCTAATGCAAGCACAGTCTGAGCCATCTCTCCCAGTGAAGGAATCTTCCAAGAGTCAAGCAAAAAGGGAAATGGTAAAAAATAAGAGTCCTTCTGATTCAAGCAGCAGAAAGGAAACTGAAAGTAAAATCAATTCAAGCAAACAGAAAAAGACATCTTTCACTGGAGGCAAGGAAAAACCAACTCCACCAAGTCTTCCCTTGTCCCCAAAACACAATGTCAAGAAACCTCAAAGCTTAAGCTCCAAGAGTTTAAAGAACATGGCAAGAGAGTCCTCTCTGAAACCTCATGAAAATGTTGAAATCAAACCTGAACTAGCTAGCAGTGACAATATCTTGCATGTCACAGAGCCAGCCTCAGAAAATTCATCTGAGGACCCTACTGTGGCTTGTGGTGCAAGTAAGTTGTCTTCACCCTCACCTTCATCATCAGGGAACAAAAGCTTGAAGCATACCAATGAGAAAACTGGCAAGTCTGCATTGTCTGCATCTTCAAGGAAGGGCCTTGGATCTGTGGCTGGGAACAAAGGGAAGGTAAATATGCGTAGTGTTTCACGACCGCTATCGGTATCATCATATGTTTCCACTTCCAACTCTTCCCTTCGTAAACAAAATAATGCTGCTTCTAAGTCCAACAAAAGAGGACATGATCATGAAGGTGAGAATGTGAAGATGGGGTACAAAATCAGGCCAAAAGTAAGCACAAAAGTTGGTGCAGCAAATAAATCTGTTCTTGCAGCTCGGAAATTGAATTTCAGGAGAGGAAAAGTGATTGAACTTCAGCCTCAGAGCAACGACGTTCCAAGGAGACTCAAATTCAGGCCGGCACGCATTCTTGGCGATGACATGAGGAGAGACATAAATAGTGCAAGAAAAAAGACCATTGTGGATAATAAAGTTGGTGGTGATGGTGAGGTAAATGCTTCTAACACCAAATCAGAGAAAGTTGTGGCCAAACTCCAAACTGTGGAAGAAAGTAATAGGAGAATTGTTGGGAGAAAGGTTGGTGGGGATAGAAGCAAGATAGAGGCTTCAAAATCAGGATCTGATGAGAAAGTGGTTTTGAGGCATCAAAACGTGGAAGGGAAGAAACAGAACCCTCGTTTGTATAATAATGTGATTGAAGAGACCGCAAGTATGCTTGCTGAGCTAAGGAAGAGCAAGGTCAAGGCTCTAGTTGGTGCATTTGAAACTGTGATATCTCTTGATTCTCCTAGAGATGCCACAGCCGCGGAAGTAAGCACAACTTGTTGA
- the LOC100804105 gene encoding class V chitinase: MPMAYSKSFSFLISILLFIFHNFHVSTAQKIKGGYWFPGSSFAVSDINSTLYTHLFCAFADLNASTYQVTISSSNAPQFSTFTQTVQKKNPSVKTLLSIGGGASNPSTFSAMASQAGRRKTFIDSSIQLARSNNFHGLDMDWEYPSTSTDMTNYGFLIREWRTALVNEARNSGKQILLLVGAVFYSSNYYSLNYTIQDVINAFDFVNVMAYDFYGPNWYPNFTAPPAALYALNHPAANRVSGDMGIRDWIGSGMPASKLVLGVPFYGYAWRLLNSNNRGLFDRANGSAFGGDGSMGYSQIREFVSQNRAACTFNSTVVSDYCSSGTTWIGYDDVQSVSAKVAYAKTNNLGGHFVWHVGADYNWVLSQAASRTWG, encoded by the exons atgcCAATGGCTTACTCAAAAAGTTTTTCATTCCTCATTTCCATTCTCCTTTTCATCTTTCATAATTTCCATGTATCCACTGCACAAAAAATCAAAGGAGGGTACTGGTTCCCCGGCAGCAGTTTTGCAGTGTCAGACATCAACTCCACGCTTTACACCCATCTCTTCTGTGCCTTCGCCGACTTGAACGCCTCTACTTACCAAGTCACCATTTCCTCCTCAAACGCACCTCAGTTCTCAACCTTCACCCAAACCGTTCAGAAAAAGAACCCTTCAGTCAAAACCCTCTTATCCATAGGAGGTGGTGCTTCCAATCCATCAACATTCTCCGCCATGGCGAGCCAAGCCGGTCGCCGGAAAACATTCATCGATTCATCGATACAACTAGCCCGATCGAACAACTTCCACGGCCTCGACATGGATTGGGAGTATCCATCAACTTCTACAGACATGACAAACTACGGTTTCCTCATCAGAGAGTGGAGAACAGCTTTGGTCAACGAGGCTAGAAACTCAGGGAAGCAAATTTTGCTCTTAGTAGGAGCAGTTTTTTACTCTTCCAATTATTACTCATTGAATTACACAATTCAGGATGTAATTAACGCCTTTGACTTTGTGAATGTGATGGCTTATGATTTCTATGGACCAAATTGGTACCCCAATTTCACAGCACCACCAGCTGCTTTATATGCTCTTAACCATCCAGCAGCTAATCGGGTTAGTGGTGACATGGGGATCAGAGATTGGATTGGATCCGGTATGCCTGCGAGTAAACTGGTGCTGGGTGTGCCCTTTTATGGCTATGCATGGCGTTTGTTGAATTCTAATAACCGTGGATTGTTTGATAGAGCTAATGGTTCGGCCTTTGGTGGTGATGGGTCCATGGGGTACAGTCAGATAAGGGAGTTTGTAAGCCAGAATAGAGCAGCGTGTACGTTCAATTCAACTGTGGTCTCTGATTATTGCTCTTCTGGGACAACATGGATTGGTTATGATGACGTGCAGAGTGTGTCTGCAAAGGTTGCTTATGCCAAGACAAATAATTTGGGTGGTCATTTTGTTTGGCACGTTGGTGCGGATTACAATTGGGTTCTTTCTCAAGCAG CTTCCCGGACGTGGGGATGA